A region from the Elusimicrobiaceae bacterium genome encodes:
- a CDS encoding DUF2064 domain-containing protein: MKDNCILLTLPAPAVPALEPALVENFGSDRAVTVYTEMAKQVFALARRQPDADVVICYWRDSRHPDLRWLDADDPGFLVPRDQTFIESFIKSVRWCFEAGAKRVVCVSAQSPGMADEWIAKAFEMLAERDLVLGPTRDGGWYLLGFNGIKADMFKDYPWTGENKGVMIGKRAKSAGQTIYTLPEFYSVIDVDTLEEWLAKTDTVLKHNGAAVNTKKDFPAKPSGSPGPDIPPAA; this comes from the coding sequence ATGAAAGACAACTGCATTCTTCTCACTCTGCCAGCGCCGGCCGTGCCGGCCCTGGAGCCGGCGCTGGTCGAGAATTTCGGCTCCGACCGGGCGGTAACCGTTTACACCGAAATGGCGAAACAGGTTTTCGCGCTGGCGCGCCGCCAGCCTGATGCCGACGTGGTTATCTGTTACTGGCGCGATTCCCGGCACCCCGATCTGCGCTGGCTGGACGCGGATGATCCGGGCTTTCTGGTTCCGCGCGACCAGACTTTCATAGAGTCTTTCATAAAATCGGTGCGCTGGTGTTTCGAAGCGGGCGCGAAACGGGTGGTGTGCGTGTCGGCCCAGTCGCCCGGCATGGCGGACGAATGGATCGCGAAAGCGTTTGAAATGCTCGCCGAGCGTGATCTGGTGCTCGGGCCGACCCGCGACGGCGGCTGGTATCTGCTGGGTTTTAACGGCATAAAAGCCGATATGTTCAAAGATTACCCGTGGACCGGCGAGAATAAAGGCGTTATGATCGGCAAGCGCGCCAAGAGCGCCGGCCAGACCATATACACCCTGCCGGAATTTTACAGCGTGATTGACGTTGATACTCTTGAAGAATGGCTCGCGAAAACGGATACCGTTCTGAAGCATAACGGTGCTGCCGTAAATACGAAAAAAGATTTTCCGGCGAAACCGTCCGGCAGTCCCGGGCCCGATATCCCGCCGGCGGCCTGA
- the yqeK gene encoding bis(5'-nucleosyl)-tetraphosphatase (symmetrical) YqeK, whose translation MAKRILVYGGSFDPPHKGHLKLLKAAVGSVRPDEIHIVPAFHAPLKDGHAVNAETRLELARHAFGPGPVGPAPCVNDIEIASGRKIYTWQTLERFRRANPAAQLFFLIGSDCLLDFSRWQRPDRVLELAVVLAGSRPGSPIPMDSPFTVLPGEFPDLASSALRAEMFAFGRIPASVAPGAAGYIRGNGLYYLNIHKWLAKNVSPARYEHICQTTGLAIELAVVHGANSNTAAMAALLHDCAKGIPTPDLARYCRRHRLRVPMFDEISALHPGLLHAYAGAHMAQQRFGVRNKAVLNAIRYHTTGRARMPLLEKIIYVADSCGRDRRYPMADRIRQTALAGSLDDALFAAVRAKLSYVVQTCRWLYPKGLELWNSLTARNPA comes from the coding sequence ATGGCAAAGCGCATACTTGTTTACGGCGGCAGTTTCGATCCGCCCCACAAAGGACACCTTAAACTGCTCAAGGCGGCCGTCGGCTCCGTGCGGCCCGATGAAATTCATATTGTGCCGGCTTTCCATGCGCCTTTGAAAGACGGGCACGCCGTCAACGCGGAAACGCGGCTGGAACTGGCGCGGCATGCCTTCGGGCCGGGCCCGGTCGGGCCGGCGCCTTGCGTAAATGATATCGAGATCGCCAGCGGCCGGAAAATATACACCTGGCAAACCCTTGAGCGGTTCAGGCGCGCCAATCCGGCCGCGCAGCTGTTTTTTCTGATCGGGAGCGACTGCCTGCTTGATTTCAGCCGCTGGCAGCGCCCCGACCGCGTACTCGAGCTGGCGGTTGTGCTGGCCGGGTCAAGGCCCGGATCGCCGATTCCCATGGATTCCCCGTTCACCGTGCTGCCGGGCGAGTTTCCTGACCTGGCCTCCTCCGCGCTGCGCGCGGAAATGTTCGCGTTCGGCAGGATACCCGCCAGCGTCGCGCCCGGCGCGGCCGGCTACATCCGCGGCAACGGGCTGTATTATCTCAATATTCATAAATGGCTCGCGAAAAATGTAAGTCCCGCGCGGTATGAGCATATATGCCAGACCACGGGCCTTGCCATCGAGCTGGCGGTTGTGCATGGCGCGAACAGCAACACGGCCGCGATGGCCGCCCTGCTGCACGACTGCGCCAAAGGCATTCCCACTCCGGATCTGGCCAGATACTGCCGCCGGCACCGGCTTCGCGTTCCGATGTTCGATGAAATCAGCGCCTTGCACCCGGGCCTGCTGCACGCTTACGCCGGCGCGCACATGGCACAGCAGCGGTTCGGGGTGCGGAACAAAGCGGTTCTCAACGCCATCCGCTATCACACCACCGGCCGCGCGCGGATGCCGCTGCTGGAAAAAATAATTTATGTGGCCGATTCCTGCGGCCGCGACCGGCGGTACCCGATGGCGGACCGGATCCGCCAGACCGCGCTCGCCGGCAGCCTTGACGACGCGCTCTTCGCGGCGGTGCGCGCGAAACTTTCCTATGTGGTGCAGACCTGCCGCTGGCTGTACCCGAAAGGGCTTGAACTATGGAACAGTCTGACAGCTCGCAATCCGGCCTGA
- a CDS encoding FlgD immunoglobulin-like domain containing protein → MKKFLFAVLFSALAPAAMAADRPVFVEQGGVTLASASVSDVIKLPGAGGYRMYFTSAGYFVKSATSADGLNWSVEAGMRLSTSAASLDASSITAAGIYYNTAASHAYTLYYVGIGATGRFSLLRAHSGDGVSFTKDSSFYKQLNSGYAYLGSPKAWPVSSTQMYLYCVYDAGGFNSSGTYRAGYFTSTDKGSTFNAAPAALLSGTTVYALAVSSLTGGSVRLHAVVPPPGCTGGYQIKSWLSSDNGRTFAGAAESGVRYATSAAVNISQLAVMRDADYWRWRLFATFGPLASTGAVQTLLTFYPTIESVSPGLVYQSDPNVTLTVGGEIFSSSGALTATLYGASGSISITSVTRNSDTSLSLDATTNGATIGVYTLKITDADGWYGTYASALTVDYKPGNLDMMDNVFRPLNGESCRGDATVFAYGRMTVRVYTTNGKKVRTLYDSIVAPGTYTITWDGKTESGNYAASGMYLAYFKGPKLDTVAKVVVIK, encoded by the coding sequence GTGAAGAAATTTTTATTTGCGGTATTGTTTTCGGCCTTGGCGCCCGCGGCTATGGCCGCCGACCGGCCGGTATTCGTGGAACAGGGGGGGGTGACGCTGGCGAGCGCGTCCGTGTCCGACGTGATAAAACTGCCGGGCGCCGGCGGCTACAGGATGTACTTCACTTCCGCCGGGTATTTTGTGAAGAGCGCCACTTCCGCCGACGGGCTCAACTGGAGCGTGGAGGCCGGGATGCGGCTGTCCACCTCGGCGGCTTCGCTCGACGCGAGTTCCATAACCGCGGCCGGTATTTACTATAACACCGCCGCAAGTCACGCCTATACGCTTTACTATGTGGGGATCGGCGCGACCGGCCGGTTCTCGCTGCTGAGGGCGCATTCCGGCGATGGCGTGTCTTTTACAAAGGACTCCTCTTTCTACAAACAGCTGAATTCCGGGTATGCTTATCTGGGTTCGCCGAAAGCCTGGCCCGTAAGCTCGACCCAGATGTATCTGTACTGCGTGTACGATGCCGGCGGCTTTAACAGTTCCGGCACTTACCGGGCCGGCTATTTCACGAGCACCGATAAAGGTTCCACTTTCAACGCGGCGCCGGCCGCGCTGCTGTCCGGCACGACGGTGTACGCGCTGGCGGTATCAAGCCTTACGGGCGGCTCCGTGCGGCTGCACGCGGTGGTGCCGCCGCCCGGCTGCACGGGCGGCTACCAGATAAAAAGCTGGCTCAGCTCGGATAACGGAAGAACTTTTGCCGGCGCCGCCGAAAGCGGCGTCCGCTACGCCACTTCGGCAGCGGTCAATATTTCCCAGCTGGCGGTCATGCGCGACGCGGATTACTGGCGGTGGCGTCTGTTCGCCACGTTTGGCCCGCTGGCTTCCACAGGCGCGGTGCAGACGCTGCTTACTTTTTATCCCACCATCGAATCCGTTTCGCCGGGCCTGGTTTACCAGAGCGATCCGAACGTGACCCTGACGGTAGGCGGCGAAATTTTTTCCAGCAGCGGCGCGCTGACTGCCACGCTTTACGGCGCCAGCGGCAGCATAAGCATTACCAGCGTGACCCGCAACAGCGACACAAGCCTTTCGCTGGACGCGACGACCAACGGCGCGACAATCGGGGTTTATACCCTTAAAATAACCGACGCGGACGGCTGGTACGGTACTTACGCCAGCGCGCTTACCGTGGATTACAAACCCGGCAATCTGGACATGATGGATAACGTTTTCCGCCCGCTCAACGGCGAAAGCTGCCGCGGTGACGCCACGGTCTTCGCCTACGGCCGGATGACCGTGCGGGTTTACACCACGAACGGAAAGAAAGTCCGCACGCTTTATGATTCAATCGTCGCGCCCGGCACCTATACCATTACCTGGGACGGCAAAACCGAATCCGGCAATTATGCCGCCAGCGGCATGTATCTGGCTTATTTTAAAGGCCCGAAACTCGACACCGTCGCCAAAGTGGTGGTGATAAAATGA
- a CDS encoding PorV/PorQ family protein encodes MKKMALLGLAMMVSAAPALAEGGRTGGSILGRYLGGRSNGMGQAFTAIEGDIESLGYNPGGLAFIERPTAGLSYLRGYAGDNNGLMAVSVRVFGLNITPGVLYYNSGNIAYKNSVTGSIKNVTAEQDTVGMLAVSFRPLQRLGVGGTVKYARFNLAEEAKTSGMYYDVGAVYAAAGGIRLGVAQQNIGPDIKFETQGDPPPSTTRAGAALTYSIGSAGATQDMDIVSSEITFSADWMNVKDEDSYLQCGLEISLLTLSDMRAALRGGYMFNRDVDGLTLGLGADQGDIELDYAFGSSSAMDNRHQITLSYKFGRGRIRQPDAQGGSAADDSDDPGIIIVE; translated from the coding sequence ATGAAAAAAATGGCGCTGCTTGGTTTGGCAATGATGGTTTCCGCCGCGCCGGCTCTGGCCGAAGGCGGACGGACCGGCGGCTCAATTCTGGGCCGGTATCTGGGCGGCCGCTCTAACGGCATGGGCCAGGCGTTTACCGCTATCGAAGGTGATATCGAGAGCCTCGGCTACAATCCCGGCGGGCTGGCTTTTATCGAACGCCCTACGGCGGGCCTGTCTTACCTGCGCGGCTATGCGGGCGACAATAACGGCCTGATGGCGGTTTCGGTGCGTGTGTTCGGGCTCAACATCACGCCCGGCGTGCTGTATTACAATTCCGGCAATATCGCCTATAAAAATTCAGTCACGGGCAGCATTAAAAACGTGACGGCGGAGCAGGATACGGTGGGAATGCTGGCGGTTTCGTTCCGCCCGCTTCAGAGGCTGGGCGTGGGCGGCACGGTAAAATACGCCAGATTCAATCTGGCCGAAGAGGCGAAAACGTCCGGCATGTATTATGACGTGGGCGCGGTTTACGCCGCCGCCGGCGGCATCCGGCTGGGCGTGGCGCAGCAGAACATCGGGCCTGACATCAAGTTTGAAACGCAGGGCGATCCTCCGCCCTCAACCACCCGCGCCGGCGCGGCGCTCACTTACAGCATCGGCAGCGCGGGCGCCACGCAGGACATGGATATCGTCAGCAGCGAAATAACTTTTTCAGCCGACTGGATGAATGTGAAGGATGAAGATTCCTATCTGCAGTGCGGGCTGGAAATCAGCCTGCTGACTTTAAGCGATATGCGCGCGGCGCTTCGCGGCGGTTATATGTTCAACCGCGATGTGGACGGTTTGACTCTGGGGCTCGGCGCGGATCAGGGCGATATCGAGCTTGATTACGCGTTTGGCAGTTCCTCGGCGATGGACAACCGGCATCAGATCACGCTGTCTTATAAATTCGGGCGCGGCCGCATCCGTCAGCCTGACGCGCAAGGCGGCTCCGCCGCCGATGACTCCGATGACCCCGGCATAATCATCGTCGAATAA
- the argS gene encoding arginine--tRNA ligase: MKLHDLQQLVSQTVIARFGADLPAAGLSAAPDHVAADFSLSWPLSAAKLLKKSPLELAGALAPDIAKLPGVAGTDVVPPGFVNITLSAAGCAGAITEILKDHAACLKNPANAGTKVLLEFVSANPTGPLHVASGRGAALGDSLARILRALGYTVESEFYINDAGNQVRLLGESVLARRKGKTVAEEGYHGDYVKDLAAAVSDDSGWTADDYSRFAIDLLLKGQKEDMAAFRTHFDRWFHETELHRANEPEKLLALLRKNGMTHEADGAVWFGEPNESGREEDKARVLVRKDGSPTYFLNDIAYHKNKHDRGFDIIIDIWGADHHGYVPRMRHAMAAIGHDPEKFKVILHQLVHLNKNGEAVKMSKRAGEFITLRELTGEAGTDACRFFFASRTPNSHLNFDIELAKKRSQENPVFYVQYVHARISSILRSLEEKLPAGAPAGPVTIRNAASFAPGLDFTAAFDGYEFAPQERKLIKKMLLYPAVLKLCAADLTPHYVTTYLTELAGLFHPFYDACRVLDPDRPETTAARLCLCRAVAGVISSGLDVIGVCAPEAM, translated from the coding sequence ATGAAACTTCATGATTTACAACAGCTTGTTTCCCAGACGGTCATCGCCCGGTTCGGCGCGGACCTGCCCGCGGCAGGCCTGTCCGCCGCGCCCGACCATGTGGCGGCGGATTTTTCGCTGAGCTGGCCGCTTTCCGCGGCGAAACTGCTGAAAAAATCGCCGCTGGAACTGGCCGGCGCGCTGGCCCCGGACATAGCGAAACTGCCGGGCGTGGCCGGAACAGACGTGGTGCCGCCGGGTTTCGTAAACATAACCCTGTCGGCCGCGGGCTGCGCGGGCGCGATAACGGAAATTCTCAAAGACCATGCCGCCTGCCTGAAAAATCCAGCGAACGCCGGCACGAAAGTACTGCTGGAATTCGTGTCCGCCAATCCCACGGGCCCGCTGCATGTGGCAAGCGGGCGCGGCGCGGCGCTGGGCGACAGCCTGGCGCGCATTCTGCGCGCGCTCGGCTACACGGTGGAAAGCGAATTCTATATCAACGACGCCGGCAACCAGGTGCGGCTGCTGGGCGAATCGGTGCTGGCGCGGCGCAAGGGGAAAACCGTAGCGGAGGAAGGGTATCACGGCGATTACGTCAAAGATCTCGCCGCCGCGGTTTCCGACGACTCCGGCTGGACGGCGGACGATTATTCCCGGTTCGCCATTGACCTGCTTCTGAAAGGCCAGAAAGAGGATATGGCGGCTTTCCGCACGCACTTTGACCGCTGGTTCCACGAAACCGAGCTGCACCGCGCGAACGAGCCGGAAAAACTGCTGGCGCTGCTGCGGAAAAACGGCATGACCCACGAAGCGGACGGAGCGGTCTGGTTCGGCGAGCCCAACGAATCCGGCCGGGAAGAGGACAAAGCGCGCGTGCTGGTGCGAAAAGACGGCTCGCCTACCTATTTCCTGAACGATATCGCCTACCACAAAAACAAGCATGACCGCGGTTTCGACATTATTATTGACATCTGGGGCGCGGACCACCACGGCTATGTGCCGCGCATGCGGCACGCAATGGCGGCCATCGGGCACGACCCGGAAAAATTCAAGGTGATACTGCATCAGCTGGTGCACCTTAACAAAAACGGCGAGGCGGTCAAGATGTCAAAACGCGCGGGCGAATTCATCACCCTGCGCGAGCTGACCGGTGAAGCGGGAACGGACGCCTGCCGGTTTTTCTTCGCGTCGCGCACGCCGAACTCGCATCTTAATTTCGACATCGAACTGGCGAAAAAACGTTCGCAGGAAAACCCTGTTTTTTATGTGCAGTACGTGCATGCGCGGATCTCCTCGATTCTGCGGTCGCTGGAAGAAAAACTGCCGGCCGGCGCGCCCGCCGGGCCGGTAACGATCAGAAACGCCGCCTCGTTCGCGCCCGGGCTGGACTTTACCGCCGCGTTTGACGGCTATGAATTCGCGCCGCAGGAAAGAAAGCTCATAAAGAAAATGCTGCTTTACCCGGCCGTGCTGAAACTCTGCGCGGCCGACCTGACGCCGCACTACGTCACCACCTATCTGACAGAACTGGCGGGCCTGTTCCACCCGTTTTACGACGCGTGCCGGGTTCTCGATCCCGACAGGCCGGAAACCACCGCCGCGCGGCTGTGCCTGTGCCGGGCGGTAGCCGGAGTCATCAGCTCGGGACTGGACGTGATAGGGGTTTGCGCGCCGGAGGCCATGTGA
- a CDS encoding cyclic nucleotide-binding domain-containing protein translates to MPEPAIERLKALSFFTGFPDAAIALFQAKARRRVCAPDETVLEENVKDDRFYVLLSGRVIIAKRVSEEGEAYAAKPLADLGAGEFFGEMQLFDNMPSSARATAVCETELLELGREDFEEMIRSDPATGFAFYSRITKALTQRLRATSAELAMLFDISELLFRDFAKESGFLSKLLSELRLHLGYDWRLAAFIYNVFSEEYEPAGACGPGPAEGLPASDRLPGIRAGWLDGQTYAAVLPGDEKPDGCLFFQAPRELTRKERDRLAIPFDTVARIANSAVDRIRYARENALRDRLERNRQNLF, encoded by the coding sequence ATGCCCGAACCCGCCATAGAGCGCCTTAAAGCGCTTTCATTCTTCACCGGCTTTCCCGACGCGGCGATCGCGCTGTTCCAGGCGAAAGCGCGCCGGCGTGTCTGCGCGCCCGATGAAACGGTGCTGGAAGAAAACGTCAAAGACGACAGATTCTACGTTCTGTTGAGCGGCCGCGTCATCATAGCCAAGCGCGTAAGCGAGGAAGGCGAGGCTTATGCGGCGAAACCGCTGGCCGATCTGGGCGCGGGAGAATTTTTCGGCGAAATGCAGCTGTTCGACAACATGCCCAGCTCCGCGCGCGCCACCGCGGTTTGCGAAACCGAACTGCTGGAGCTGGGCCGGGAGGATTTCGAGGAAATGATCCGGTCCGACCCCGCGACAGGCTTCGCGTTTTATTCCAGAATAACAAAAGCCCTGACCCAACGGCTGCGCGCCACGTCCGCGGAACTGGCCATGCTGTTCGATATAAGCGAACTGCTTTTCAGGGACTTTGCAAAGGAAAGCGGTTTTTTAAGCAAACTGCTGTCGGAACTGCGCCTGCATCTCGGCTATGACTGGCGGCTGGCGGCTTTCATCTATAATGTTTTCAGCGAGGAATACGAACCCGCGGGCGCCTGCGGGCCGGGCCCGGCGGAAGGGCTGCCGGCATCGGACCGGCTGCCCGGCATCCGGGCCGGCTGGCTCGACGGGCAGACCTACGCGGCCGTTTTGCCGGGCGATGAAAAACCCGACGGCTGCCTGTTTTTCCAGGCGCCCCGCGAACTGACGCGGAAAGAACGTGACCGCCTGGCCATCCCGTTCGACACGGTGGCGCGCATCGCCAATTCAGCGGTGGACAGGATCCGCTACGCGCGCGAAAACGCGCTGCGTGACCGGCTGGAGCGCAACCGGCAGAATTTATTCTAA
- the rsfS gene encoding ribosome silencing factor, which yields MAQIKIDVPVKTRPSRLTAAEFKKLAVAAARFADGKKAENIIVLDVSAESTLCDFVVIATADSEPQINAIGDEIAEKFKADGLLRTHIDGSDSSSWKVLDFGGVLIHVMTPEIREFYGLDKIFHFGAKVRWASPAPKTAVKKPAAKQPAVRKPAPRKAAR from the coding sequence ATGGCACAAATCAAGATAGACGTTCCCGTCAAAACGCGGCCTTCAAGGCTGACTGCGGCGGAATTTAAAAAACTGGCGGTCGCGGCGGCGCGGTTCGCTGACGGAAAGAAGGCCGAAAACATTATCGTGCTGGACGTGTCGGCCGAATCCACGCTGTGCGATTTCGTGGTGATCGCCACGGCGGACTCCGAGCCGCAGATTAACGCGATCGGAGATGAAATAGCCGAAAAGTTCAAGGCGGACGGCCTCCTGCGCACACATATAGACGGGTCCGACAGCTCCTCCTGGAAAGTGCTTGATTTCGGCGGCGTGCTCATTCATGTGATGACCCCCGAAATACGGGAATTTTACGGGCTCGACAAGATTTTCCATTTCGGCGCGAAGGTGCGCTGGGCCAGCCCCGCGCCCAAAACGGCGGTTAAAAAACCTGCGGCGAAACAACCCGCCGTCAGGAAACCGGCCCCGCGCAAAGCCGCCAGATAG
- a CDS encoding type IV pilus twitching motility protein PilT, whose translation MDIVKLFEFAVSKNASDIVVAAGSPPLIRLAGEILPASESPLTHEEARQVVYSVMKEDQRARFEQDWELDFSFSVPDVARMRGNVFLQQRGLCAVFRVIPGQIPAPEELGLTQQMAELADLPRGLVLVTGPTGSGKSTTLASLVQSINRKYCKSIITIEDPIEYVYQNRKSLVLQREVNRHTKSFAEALRRAMRQAPDVILIGEMRDLETIQYAISAAETGHLCLATLHTQDCASTVDRMVDVFPTSQQQQIRTQLALTLKAVLSQVLLPRADGTGRIAAREFMVMTTAISSLIRENKAHMIYSALESGGKYGMTTLDKSLARLAASGVVTPETAQRKAHSPETVLQYVNQIKSGYPV comes from the coding sequence ATGGATATAGTGAAACTGTTCGAGTTCGCGGTTTCAAAAAACGCCAGCGACATAGTGGTGGCGGCGGGTTCACCGCCGCTGATCCGGCTGGCGGGCGAGATACTGCCGGCGTCCGAATCGCCGCTAACGCACGAGGAGGCGCGTCAGGTCGTCTATTCCGTTATGAAAGAGGATCAGCGCGCCCGGTTCGAGCAGGATTGGGAGCTGGACTTTTCCTTTTCCGTGCCCGATGTCGCGCGCATGCGCGGCAACGTGTTTCTGCAGCAGCGCGGCCTGTGCGCGGTGTTCCGGGTGATTCCGGGCCAGATTCCGGCGCCGGAGGAACTGGGCCTGACTCAGCAGATGGCTGAACTGGCCGATCTGCCGCGCGGGCTGGTGCTGGTTACGGGGCCGACCGGCTCGGGCAAATCCACCACGCTTGCAAGCCTTGTGCAGTCAATCAACCGGAAATACTGCAAAAGCATAATCACGATCGAAGATCCCATCGAATACGTTTACCAGAACCGGAAAAGCCTTGTGCTGCAGCGGGAAGTCAACCGGCACACCAAGTCGTTCGCGGAAGCGCTGCGGCGCGCGATGCGGCAGGCGCCGGACGTCATTCTGATCGGCGAGATGCGCGACCTGGAAACCATCCAGTACGCGATCAGCGCGGCCGAAACCGGACATCTGTGCCTCGCCACCCTGCACACGCAGGACTGCGCCTCCACGGTGGACCGCATGGTGGACGTGTTTCCCACCAGCCAGCAGCAGCAGATCCGCACCCAGCTCGCGCTTACGCTTAAAGCGGTGCTGTCGCAGGTGCTGCTGCCGCGCGCCGACGGCACTGGCCGGATCGCCGCGCGCGAGTTCATGGTAATGACCACGGCAATCTCGTCGCTGATCCGCGAGAACAAGGCCCACATGATTTACAGCGCGCTCGAATCCGGCGGAAAATACGGCATGACCACGCTGGACAAATCGCTCGCGCGGCTGGCGGCCTCCGGCGTGGTTACGCCGGAAACCGCTCAGCGCAAGGCTCACAGCCCGGAAACGGTGCTTCAGTACGTCAATCAAATCAAGTCAGGATATCCCGTATGA
- a CDS encoding type IV pilus twitching motility protein PilT: MNMVEVLTKAVKLGASDIHIVIGKPPMMRLHGEILPVPDFPEISAEDAKNTIYSVLFENQRMIFEREWELDCSFGVAGLSRFRINVFMQTHGVEAVMRVIPSKIPTPEEIGLSKSIKELAGLDKGLVLVTGPTGSGKSTTLAALLDTINRTEARNILTVEDPIEFSYTNNKSVFRQREVGQQTKSFAAALRSALRQDPDVILVGEMRDLETIQLAITAAETGHLCFGTLHTQDSASTVDRIIDVFPPHQQAQIRVQLANSLKAVVSQVLLPKAEGTGRIAARELMVVTPAISNLIREGKTHMIYNAIETGVNYGMVSMDKALAHMVSEQLVTREEAEPRVHSMESFRQLLGENPGSGANRPAGKYSGSMADAGSMLDD, from the coding sequence ATGAACATGGTTGAAGTGCTTACGAAAGCGGTAAAACTCGGCGCGAGCGATATACACATAGTGATAGGCAAGCCGCCGATGATGCGGCTGCACGGCGAGATTCTGCCCGTGCCGGATTTTCCCGAAATCTCCGCAGAAGACGCGAAAAACACCATTTATTCGGTCCTTTTTGAAAACCAGCGGATGATTTTCGAGCGGGAATGGGAACTGGACTGTTCGTTCGGAGTGGCGGGGCTGTCGCGCTTCCGCATAAACGTGTTCATGCAGACCCACGGAGTGGAGGCGGTGATGCGGGTCATTCCGTCGAAGATTCCCACGCCTGAAGAAATCGGGCTCAGCAAATCCATAAAGGAACTGGCGGGGCTGGACAAAGGGCTGGTGCTGGTGACCGGGCCCACGGGCTCGGGAAAATCCACCACGCTGGCCGCATTGCTCGACACCATCAACCGCACCGAAGCGCGCAATATCCTCACCGTGGAGGACCCGATCGAGTTTTCCTATACCAACAACAAATCGGTTTTCCGGCAGCGCGAAGTCGGCCAGCAGACCAAATCATTCGCGGCCGCGCTGCGCTCGGCGCTGCGGCAGGATCCCGACGTTATTCTGGTGGGCGAAATGCGCGATCTGGAAACCATCCAGCTCGCCATAACCGCCGCGGAAACGGGGCACCTGTGCTTCGGCACGCTGCACACGCAGGATTCCGCCTCCACCGTTGACCGCATCATTGACGTTTTCCCGCCGCATCAGCAGGCCCAGATCAGGGTGCAGCTGGCGAATTCGCTCAAGGCGGTCGTGTCGCAGGTGCTGCTGCCAAAAGCCGAAGGCACGGGCCGCATAGCGGCGCGCGAACTGATGGTGGTGACGCCCGCCATCTCCAATCTCATCCGGGAAGGCAAAACCCACATGATTTACAACGCCATAGAAACCGGCGTCAACTACGGCATGGTTTCGATGGACAAGGCGCTGGCCCATATGGTGAGCGAACAGCTTGTCACGCGCGAAGAAGCCGAACCGCGCGTGCACAGCATGGAAAGTTTCCGCCAGCTGCTGGGCGAAAACCCCGGCTCCGGCGCAAACCGGCCGGCCGGAAAATATTCCGGATCCATGGCGGACGCCGGATCCATGCTGGACGATTGA
- a CDS encoding LytR C-terminal domain-containing protein has product MEQSDSSQSGLTGARVTLLAFCLLAGALAVRHFSSGLTRAAAANRPFAIAMLTNPPALAEIAPDKGRVRFSIIREPAGMAKKSPHERAVPLLSAAQQAYCGAYYFQPADPNPSAAWDAARDTALNYRARPRLAVAYLKNYFSALFSGRTNIAPDEFYIITSALASARTDAFISVLNYSPQEDRDELSGQPGPDQPDSIVRTLTIEVLNGSGESGMALKATKYLRSLAGPDFRVDVLRHDNSPGTNKTRFIAYTGREDDIAKLGARLGLAIQIDSAHSDIGDTDARLILGKDFKLPQ; this is encoded by the coding sequence ATGGAACAGTCTGACAGCTCGCAATCCGGCCTGACCGGCGCGCGCGTAACCCTGCTTGCGTTCTGCCTGCTGGCGGGGGCGCTGGCGGTTCGGCATTTCTCGTCCGGGCTGACGCGCGCCGCGGCCGCGAACAGGCCGTTTGCAATCGCCATGCTCACCAACCCGCCCGCGCTGGCGGAAATCGCCCCGGACAAGGGCCGGGTGCGGTTCAGCATAATCAGGGAACCGGCCGGCATGGCGAAAAAATCCCCGCATGAACGCGCGGTGCCGCTTTTAAGCGCAGCGCAGCAGGCTTATTGCGGAGCGTACTATTTCCAGCCCGCGGATCCGAACCCCTCGGCCGCGTGGGATGCCGCGCGCGACACCGCTCTCAATTACCGCGCCCGTCCGCGGCTGGCGGTCGCTTATCTCAAAAACTACTTTTCAGCGCTGTTTTCAGGCAGAACGAATATCGCGCCGGACGAATTTTACATAATCACCTCCGCGCTCGCCAGCGCCAGAACCGACGCGTTCATATCGGTGCTTAATTACTCCCCGCAGGAGGACCGTGACGAATTGTCCGGCCAGCCCGGGCCGGATCAGCCGGACTCCATCGTCCGAACCCTTACAATAGAGGTTCTGAACGGATCCGGTGAATCCGGCATGGCGTTGAAAGCCACCAAATACCTGCGCTCGCTGGCGGGGCCGGATTTCAGGGTGGACGTTTTACGCCACGACAACTCGCCCGGAACCAATAAAACCCGGTTTATAGCCTACACCGGCCGCGAAGACGACATCGCCAAACTCGGCGCCCGGCTGGGACTGGCCATACAGATTGATTCCGCGCATAGCGATATAGGCGATACGGACGCCCGGCTCATTCTCGGCAAAGACTTCAAACTGCCGCAATAG